In Magnetospirillum sp. WYHS-4, one genomic interval encodes:
- a CDS encoding superoxide dismutase, with the protein MAFELPPLPYAANALEPHITANTLGFHHGKHHNAYVTNLNNLAKDGPLATQSLEDVCKAVAGDAAKAGIFNNAAQVWNHTFYWNSMKPNGGGKPSGDLAAAIDRDFGSLDKFKEEFKAAAVGQFGSGWAWLVKEGGKLKVTKTGNADTPIVHGQTPLLTCDVWEHAYYLDFQNRRPDYVQTFLDHLVNWDFAAANFAKG; encoded by the coding sequence ATGGCTTTTGAACTTCCGCCCCTGCCCTATGCGGCCAATGCGCTGGAGCCGCACATCACGGCCAACACGCTGGGCTTCCATCACGGCAAGCATCACAACGCCTACGTCACCAACTTGAACAACCTGGCTAAGGACGGCCCGCTGGCCACCCAGAGCCTGGAAGACGTCTGCAAGGCGGTGGCCGGCGATGCCGCCAAGGCCGGAATCTTCAACAACGCCGCCCAGGTCTGGAACCATACCTTCTATTGGAACAGCATGAAGCCGAACGGCGGCGGCAAACCCTCGGGCGACTTGGCGGCGGCTATCGACCGCGACTTCGGCTCGCTCGACAAGTTCAAGGAGGAATTCAAGGCGGCCGCCGTCGGCCAGTTCGGCAGCGGATGGGCCTGGCTGGTCAAGGAAGGCGGCAAGCTCAAGGTGACCAAGACCGGCAACGCCGATACCCCTATCGTGCACGGCCAGACGCCCCTGCTCACCTGCGACGTCTGGGAACACGCCTATTACCTGGACTTCCAGAACCGCCGCCCCGACTACGTCCAGACCTTCCTGGACCATCTGGTCAACTGGGATTTCGCCGCGGCCAACTTCGCCAAGGGCTGA
- the argC gene encoding N-acetyl-gamma-glutamyl-phosphate reductase has translation MAKRNSTRRRVAIIGASGYTGAELVRLLLGHPGVEMTTLTGDRKAGQSMGAVFPHLAGARLPDLVNLEQVDWAAHDVAFCCLPHGTTQEVISKLPEHLTVIDLSADFRLDDVKVYAEWYGHEHRAPKLQKQAVYGLSELYRDAIRKSRLIACPGCYPTSAQLPLVPLIEAGLIETRDIVIDSKSGVSGAGRAAKEGSLYAEVGEGIHAYGVASHRHAPEIEQGLSRAAGKPVLVTFTPHLMPMNRGILSTMYVKLAKGASAATLRAELQARYAGEPFVRVVPEGALPATRHVRGSNHCVMGVFDDRLPGRAIVISAIDNLVKGASGQAVQNMNLACGFAETTALEQAPLFP, from the coding sequence ATGGCCAAGCGGAACAGCACCCGGCGGCGCGTCGCCATCATTGGAGCCAGCGGCTACACGGGCGCCGAGTTGGTGCGCCTGCTGCTCGGCCATCCCGGCGTGGAGATGACGACCCTGACTGGCGACCGCAAGGCCGGCCAGAGCATGGGCGCCGTGTTCCCGCATCTGGCGGGCGCCCGCCTTCCCGACCTGGTGAACCTGGAGCAGGTGGACTGGGCCGCCCACGACGTGGCCTTCTGCTGCCTGCCGCACGGCACGACGCAAGAGGTGATCTCCAAGCTGCCCGAACACCTGACGGTGATCGACCTGTCGGCCGATTTCCGGCTCGACGACGTCAAGGTCTATGCCGAATGGTACGGCCACGAACACCGGGCGCCCAAGCTGCAGAAGCAGGCGGTCTACGGCCTAAGCGAGCTGTACCGGGATGCCATCCGCAAGTCGCGCCTGATCGCCTGCCCTGGCTGCTATCCGACTTCGGCCCAATTGCCCCTGGTGCCCCTGATCGAGGCCGGGCTGATCGAGACCCGCGACATCGTCATCGATTCCAAGTCGGGGGTCAGCGGCGCCGGCCGGGCGGCCAAGGAAGGCTCGCTCTACGCCGAGGTGGGAGAAGGCATCCATGCCTACGGCGTGGCCAGCCACCGCCATGCCCCCGAGATCGAGCAGGGCCTCAGCCGCGCCGCCGGCAAGCCGGTGCTGGTCACCTTCACGCCGCATCTGATGCCGATGAACCGGGGCATCCTGTCGACCATGTACGTGAAACTCGCCAAGGGCGCGTCGGCAGCCACGCTACGGGCGGAACTTCAGGCGCGTTACGCGGGCGAGCCCTTCGTGCGCGTGGTGCCGGAAGGCGCGCTACCGGCCACCCGGCACGTGCGGGGGTCCAATCACTGCGTCATGGGCGTTTTCGACGACCGCCTGCCCGGCCGGGCCATCGTCATTTCGGCCATCGACAACCTGGTCAAGGGCGCGTCGGGCCAGGCGGTTCAGAACATGAACCTGGCCTGCGGCTTCGCCGAAACCACCGCCCTGGAACAGGCGCCGCTGTTCCCCTGA
- a CDS encoding squalene/phytoene synthase family protein — protein MASLSPCGALARRLDNDRFLCALAAPAVEREGLFALLALGAELFQIRHRAREPLLRQIRLQWWRDSVESVFAGHPPRQPTAEALAETIARHGLERSLFDRLLDGHQADLADGPPDDSEGLAQATAGTLTLLALQVLGVRDGPVAEAGHRVGIAWGLVDLARRGRIPWETTLALGHLAEARRLAPRPPKAALPALLPATLAETYLARPDRTQRGTLGLIRLFARGLRGRY, from the coding sequence ATGGCTTCCCTGTCCCCTTGCGGCGCCCTGGCCCGCCGCCTCGACAACGACCGCTTTCTTTGTGCCCTGGCCGCCCCGGCGGTGGAGCGGGAAGGCCTCTTCGCCCTTCTGGCTCTGGGGGCCGAATTGTTCCAGATCCGCCACCGGGCGCGGGAACCGCTGCTACGGCAGATCCGGTTGCAATGGTGGCGGGATTCCGTGGAATCCGTCTTCGCCGGCCATCCGCCCCGCCAGCCGACCGCAGAGGCCTTGGCCGAGACCATCGCCCGCCACGGCCTGGAGCGGTCTCTGTTCGACCGCCTGCTGGATGGTCATCAAGCCGACTTGGCCGACGGGCCGCCGGACGATTCGGAAGGCTTGGCCCAGGCGACGGCCGGTACACTGACGCTGTTGGCCCTTCAAGTCCTGGGGGTCCGCGACGGCCCGGTGGCCGAGGCCGGCCATCGGGTGGGCATCGCCTGGGGATTGGTGGACTTGGCGCGGCGGGGGCGAATTCCTTGGGAGACGACGCTCGCCCTAGGCCATCTCGCCGAGGCGCGCCGACTGGCGCCACGTCCGCCGAAAGCCGCTTTGCCGGCTTTGCTGCCGGCCACCTTGGCCGAGACCTATCTGGCCCGTCCGGACCGGACCCAACGGGGAACGCTTGGTCTCATTCGCCTTTTTGCACGGGGATTGCGGGGGCGCTACTGA